The DNA sequence AGCGAAAGCTGGTGTTAATTTTCGAGAGAAAGTCGACAAAGCGAAAGCTGAATTGCCAACTGATGCTGAAGAACCGATTGTTGACGAATTTAACTTTAGTTTGTTTCCGACCATTATTGTCACCCTTTCTGGTGATGTGCCCGAGCGCACGCTTTTCAACATGGCCAAGAAATTACAAAATGAACTTGAGGCCATACCAACAGTTCTGGAAGCTAAATTATCCGGTCATAGAGAAGAACTCCTGGAAGTGCTCATTGACCCGACCCGGTTAGAGGCATATGAAATTGACCCGAAAGTTTTGGGGCAACGACTTACAAGCAACAACCAACTGATCACTGCTGGACAATTAGACCGTGGTGCTGGTCGTTTTAATGTGAAAGTGCCTGGACTTATTCGCACAAAAGAAGACGTGTTTAACATCCCCTTGAAAACCGGCAAAGACGGGGATGTGACGCTAAATGACGTGGCCCTCATACGCCGCACCTTTAAGGATGCGACCAGTTTTAGCCGCTATAATGGCAAGCCAGCCCTTGCTCTTTCTGTTGTAAAACGCAAGGGCACGAACATCATTCAAAACAACATTAAGGTTCGAGAAGTTGTGGCCAAATTCACTAAGGACTGGCCATCGACTGTCAAAATTGATTTTGCGCTTGATCAATCAAAGTTCATTTTTGAAGTTATTGGCTCTCTTCAAGCTTCGATTATTTCAGCTATCTTACTTGTGATGATTGTGGTTGTGGCCACGCTTGGCCTTCGCTCTGGCTTGCTTGTTGGCCTCTCAATTCCAGCTAGTTTTATGACAGGCTTTCTGCTCATCGGTGTTATGGGATTAACGGTGAATATGATGCTGATGTTTGGCATGGTGCTCACAGTTGGTATTCTGGTAGATGGTGCCATTGTTGTTGTTGAATATGCTGACAGGAAAATGGCTGAAGGACTTGCACGTAAAGAGGCTTATATTCTTGCTGCCAAACGAATGTTCTGGCCGGTAACGTCTTCGACGGCAACAACACTTGCAGCTTTCTTACCTCTGTTATTTTGGCCAGGGGTTTCTGGTAAATTTATGAGCTACTTACCGCTCACTGTTATCTTTGTGCTCACCGCCTCTCTTTTGACAGCGATGATCTTTTTACCAGCGCTTGGATCTTTGTTTGGTAAAAATGTTTCTGATCCATCGCAGACTGAATTAGCAAAAAAACTCTCTGGCGGCCAGCAGATGGACTACAAAGAAGTCCCTGGTTTCTCAGGGCTCTATGTTCGTTTTGCACAGCGCCTTATTCACCACCCCTTTAAGGTGCTTTTTGTCTCCTTTGCCCTTATGTATGGTGTGTTTGCAGTTTTTGGCAAAGTGAATAATGGGGTTGAATTTTTTGTTGATACGGAACCTGAGCAGGCTTTGGTTTTCATTTCGGCAAGAGGCAATATCTCAGCACAAGAAGAACTAGCTTTGGTTCGTGAAGTCGAAGATATCGCTCTCAATGTGAAAGGGATTGCCTCCGTATTTACAACAACCGGTGGTAGCGGTAGCGGCCCAGAACTTGGCTCTGGTGTTACTGACGCTCCGCTTGATCAAGTTGGGCTTTTGACAATTGAGCTAGCCGATTTTGCGACAAGGCGGCCCGGCAAAGTTATCCTTGAAGAATTAAGACAACGCACAAAAGATATTGCAGGCATTAAAATTGAAGTTCGCAAACGTGAAGATGGCCCCCCAACTGGCAAAGCAATTAAGCTTGAAGTTTATGGCCCCTCACGACCTCAAGTTTATGATGTTATCTCAAAAATAAATTCTCACATGAGCACTACTATGGAAGGTTTGCGAGACATTGAAGATACTCGGCCTCTACCTGGAATTGAATGGGTCTTGGAAGTTGATAGAAAGGAAGCCGGACGATTTGGAGCTGATGTAGCATCTGTTGGCGGGCTTATTCAGCTTGTCACCAATGGTTTTCTCATAGCGCAATATCGCCCTGATAATTCGGAAGATGAAGTTGATATCAGAGCGCGCCTTCCTCGCAATGAGCGGACACTTGATGGCCTGGATGGGTTACGGTTACGAACAAGCAATGGTCTTGTGCCCATTGAAAATTTTGTTACCAGATCTCCAGCGCCCAAAGTGAATAGCATTATTCGCAAGGATGGCAACTTTGTAACGACCATTAAAGCTGCGGTTAAAACTGGTGTTAACGGCAATGAAAAAGTTCAAGAGCTTGATAAATGGATAAAGTCTCAAAAGTGGCCTCAAGGTGTGCGGTTTAGGTTTCGCGGGGCTGATGAAGAACAACAAGAAGCCGGTGCCTTTCTTGGTAAAGCAATGATCGGTGCTCTCTTCATTATGTTTATTATCTTGCTAACCCAATTTAATAGTTTTTATCAAACCTTCCTTACTCTCTCGACTGTGGTGATGTCGGTTATTGGTGTGCTTCTTGGTATGATTGTAACAGGGCAAACCTTTTCTATCATTATGACAGGAACGGGGGTTGTCGCACTTGCTGGGATTGTCGTGAACAACTCTATTGTTCTGATCGACACTTATAATCGTTTGATGGAACTTGGCATTAGCCCAATTGATGCCTC is a window from the Hyphomicrobiales bacterium 4NK60-0047b genome containing:
- a CDS encoding efflux RND transporter permease subunit codes for the protein MNTILETILNRPKTVLTLMVVMILAGISTYISIPKEADPDIDVPVFSATIILQGISPEDSERLLVKPMETELRSLEGLKELTAIAGQGYATLIGEFQIDMDLAKAGVNFREKVDKAKAELPTDAEEPIVDEFNFSLFPTIIVTLSGDVPERTLFNMAKKLQNELEAIPTVLEAKLSGHREELLEVLIDPTRLEAYEIDPKVLGQRLTSNNQLITAGQLDRGAGRFNVKVPGLIRTKEDVFNIPLKTGKDGDVTLNDVALIRRTFKDATSFSRYNGKPALALSVVKRKGTNIIQNNIKVREVVAKFTKDWPSTVKIDFALDQSKFIFEVIGSLQASIISAILLVMIVVVATLGLRSGLLVGLSIPASFMTGFLLIGVMGLTVNMMLMFGMVLTVGILVDGAIVVVEYADRKMAEGLARKEAYILAAKRMFWPVTSSTATTLAAFLPLLFWPGVSGKFMSYLPLTVIFVLTASLLTAMIFLPALGSLFGKNVSDPSQTELAKKLSGGQQMDYKEVPGFSGLYVRFAQRLIHHPFKVLFVSFALMYGVFAVFGKVNNGVEFFVDTEPEQALVFISARGNISAQEELALVREVEDIALNVKGIASVFTTTGGSGSGPELGSGVTDAPLDQVGLLTIELADFATRRPGKVILEELRQRTKDIAGIKIEVRKREDGPPTGKAIKLEVYGPSRPQVYDVISKINSHMSTTMEGLRDIEDTRPLPGIEWVLEVDRKEAGRFGADVASVGGLIQLVTNGFLIAQYRPDNSEDEVDIRARLPRNERTLDGLDGLRLRTSNGLVPIENFVTRSPAPKVNSIIRKDGNFVTTIKAAVKTGVNGNEKVQELDKWIKSQKWPQGVRFRFRGADEEQQEAGAFLGKAMIGALFIMFIILLTQFNSFYQTFLTLSTVVMSVIGVLLGMIVTGQTFSIIMTGTGVVALAGIVVNNSIVLIDTYNRLMELGISPIDASLRAAAQRLRPVLLTTITTICGLLPMALQINLDFFDHSVQFGSITSIWWVQLSTAIIFGLGFATIITLILTPVMLAFPTIFRTEIWPKLKSYFSRTPQLTRN